A stretch of DNA from Candidatus Schekmanbacteria bacterium:
GTAATTGCTAATCAGGGATTTGATAACAACTGATTACTATACTCTCTATTCAATCAAGTCGATTGGCAGTGAAATTAATTTCAGAAATGGCTGTAAAAAATTTCAAGCTGGTGATGAAAAAACTGAATTGTCAGTGCATAAGAGATTAATCGAAGATGAAAAAGTGAAGGGGAAAATTTTGGATATAAAAGAAAATTTAATCTTTTTGGGATAATTATTATATTATTTATCTTATGGCTGATTTTTTGAGAAACAATAGGTTGTTTTTGATAATTTTGGCGGTTGTCCTGTTGATGCGCCTTATCTTTTCGTGGCTTGATATGTCCTTCATTCTTGGCAGGATTGTAGATGATGCTTTTTATTACTTTCAGACAGCAAGAAATATTGTTAAAGGGTTAGGCTCAACTTTTGATGGCATAAACCCAACCAATGGTTATCATCCTCTCTGGATGTTGTGTATTCTGCCTATTTTCTATTTCACAAAATCATCGCCAGAATTGTCAATTCATTTTGTAATGACTCTTCAGGTGGTTATTCTTGCAGGAATCATTCTTCTTTTTGGGAAAATCATTTATGAAAAATTTGGCAAAGCATATGCGGTCATTGCTCTTGCAATATTCATTTGGCCAAGATTTTTGAGCCAAACAGAATATGGACTCGAGGCGGGACTTTTGATATTTTTGCTTTTTGTGACTGTCTATTTTTCACTTAAATCAAAGATATTCTCTTCTTATGCAGGGTTTAGACAGAATTTTCTATTCGGCATAATTTTAGGATTTGTTTTCTTGGCACGCCTTGATTCAATTTTTTTGATTGCAGCGATTGCTGTCTATTTGTTTTTACAGATTTTCATACAAAGCAATATAGAAATTCAAAAGAGGATAAATATTTTTTTTAAAAAAAGTTTCACTTTAGCATTGCCTGTAATTCTCATTGCTTTTCCATATCTCACATACAATTATCTGAAATTTGGACATATTGTTACAATAAGTGGAAGTTTGAAACATTCTTTTCCTGTCCCACATTTCTTCAAGGAATATTTTTTTGAATTCAAGGAATTTTCAATTATCTTTTTTTTAGCTCTCTTCTTTCTTATCTTTATATTGCTGAGAAAGGATTCTTACATTTCATTTTGTGAAGATAATGAGTATTCAGCAATCTCAACAATCTTTGCTCTATATGTGATTTTACATTTTGCTGACACAATTTTTTTTATGAAATGGGCAGTCTTCAGATGGCACTTTGCTGGATATGTCGTTTTTCTGATTTTGATAAGTCCGCTAATTGTTGATTTTCTGTCAGAAGCTTCCAAAAAAATGCTTAAGATTGAAAAAAAGGTTTTTTTGACCTTTTTAAGTTTCGCTTTCCTAGTTGGAGCGATTTTATCGCAGATGATTTCAGTTAGTCGAGGTATGGAAAACAAATTTCAGTATAATGTATATGAAGAAGCGCTATGGGTAAAGGATAATACAAAGAAAGAGGATGTCTTAATGATTGAGGATGCTGGAATATTAGGATATTTTTCGGATAGAAGAGTAGTCAATATTGACGGGGTAATCAATAACTTTGAGCTGCAGGAATATTTTAAGGAGGGCAAGTTTGTCCAATATATCAAAGATAAGGGGATTAAGTATTTTGCCCACCATGCTTTCTGGAACTCTCCAACTGTAAGAGAGGGAACTTATAAATCTTATCTCTTTAGAAGCTTTAGTCATCTTTATGATAAATGGGGAGGAGATTTGGTATTGGAAAAGAAAGATGAAATATATCGTTCAAAAGAATATAACCACTTTGGTGATAAAACAGTTTTCATCATTTGGAAGATCAATTACTGATATCTTTACCAATTGATTTGGAAGATTGTAGTGAGTGAAGGGAGGTGATTCAATGAAAATTCATAAGATATTTGCTCTGCTGCTGGTTATTTCAATTTTTTTCACAGTTGGCTGTGCTAGTTTTGTGCCAATGGGAGTTATCTACACAGAAGTAAAAGCGCCTGCAGCTGTTGGAGATACTTCAGTATCTGCAGAGAAAGTAGGCACAGCAAAAGCCACATCGTACCTGGGAATCGTAGCTACTGGAGATGCAAGCATCAAGACAGCTATGGAGAATGGCAAGATAACAAAGATTCATCATGTCGATTATTATACAAAAAACATCTTGGGCATCATCGGCGAATACACAACGACAGTATATGGCGAATAAATAAAACAATAGTATTTTCTTTCAAAAGAAAGGGCTGATGTTTAGTATCAGCCCTTTTTTTATTGCATTTTCTCTCCTTTTAATATAATAGGCTCTCTATTTTACATATGAACATATGTTCAAATAAGCAATTTTGTTTATTTAGAAAGGGGATATTGATGAGAAGAAATTTGAGAAAAATGGTTATGATTATTTTCACAGCAGGTCTCATATTTACATTTTCTTTTGTACAAGGTCTGTGGGCAGAAAAAAGACATAATAACGCTGAAGAAGATGAGATACATAATGAGTTGCATTTTGTCCATCCATTGATTGCAGAAACTCCATCTCCTGACAACACAATAAGAGTGGATTATTTTTTCAGAAATATAAATTCAGATGAAGATGATGCAGATGAGCATACTGTGAGATTTGTTGGTGAATATGCAATTAACCGTTCAATAAGTTTACAAATTGAAGCTCCTTACACATGGCGAGAACCGTCAGGCGAACCAACAGATTCAAGTTTTGACAATTTTGAATTTATTGCGAAATACGCCAATTTTGTTTTTGAAGAAAAAGGCATTTTG
This window harbors:
- a CDS encoding TRL-like protein family translates to MKIHKIFALLLVISIFFTVGCASFVPMGVIYTEVKAPAAVGDTSVSAEKVGTAKATSYLGIVATGDASIKTAMENGKITKIHHVDYYTKNILGIIGEYTTTVYGE